DNA sequence from the Vicia villosa cultivar HV-30 ecotype Madison, WI linkage group LG3, Vvil1.0, whole genome shotgun sequence genome:
ttgttgaagcggtaaagtggAAAGCAAAAGATTGAAAGTATTCCAGGTTTTAAAGTATCCAAAGGGAACGGTGCAAGGGAAAGAATTCACTTCAACAATTTTTGCGGTTCTGAGCTTAGGTTAAGATGGGTTTAAAGTAAAAGGTATAAACAGGAAAATTAATACATTCTTCGGAGAGGAAAACTTATCAGGTATGAATATAAActactcgtcacaaacttaaacctaaaGACCAGTattactcaacctacaatactcgtcaaaatcatcatgtatctctcacatcagtgtccCTTTCTGCAACACCTACGAGACATATCAAAACCAAGGTTATGTCTAACGTCACATTTTTTAGCCAAATAACACTATGAAGCCATGAGATGAGAATTATTAGGGACCCCACTCAAAAGTACTCCACACGCATAACACTCACCTTCAGTAAAAAAACAACATTCCAAATATTTCACAAATTCCCATTTTTCATTTCAATTACATTCAATCTCCACCTAACAAATAAAATCATCAATGGTCCAAAATCAGCCCAAGTGTCTCACACAGATTGATACATGAACCACTCTCAAAAATCAGAAAATTGAAACAAACTTCTTCCATTCAATCTAACTGATTTTCCCACCTTTTTACATCCAAATTTTCAGTTCAATCTCCCTATAAAATTACATGATCAGAAGCTGAAAAAGAGGGGAGGAGAAAATTGCAAAGAAATGTTGTAGAATTTATTTGAAAGCCTCCTCCAAAATCTTTGAGAAACCAACTCCTAACATCACCATAAACATCAAATTCAATCCATCATCCAAAACCTCAACTCATTTTTAACCGATCCATACTTCCCTCCATAAAAATCCTTCAGAACAAACAACTTTCATCAACCGAAATTCACTAATCCGCAAAATTTGCACTAAATTCTTCAACCAACATCTCTTCAACATCCATATCACAAAAGATTACGCATCTATTATCACCTACAGCTTTCTCGTAACACATTGTGACATCAATTCCTAAACCGAACTCATCATCACTTCAGTTCCAACAATACCGACGCATCacacatcaaaatcatcatctaACTCAGCATTTCCAAATCTGCAGATCAACATCTACCTCACAACTTTCACTATATTTTTAGCAGATCTTCACAAGTGCTCTCCACATTAACAGCTTCCAGATACAACATCTTCACGCAACATCGATTCATCATCAACACCGTACCATCGACGAATCTGCATCATTCATCACCAAACCGACTTCAATCTTCATCGAATCCCATTGCAACAACTTACAAATCACCGAATTCAGCATCACAACCTTCATTCACGCAACATCATCAATATCAGAGTATCAAAGCACAGAtctgcaacaacaacaataaccatTGATGGACTCTTCATCTCTGCAGGTAGCGTTTTGATACACCATATTTTTTGCTATCTATTTACATCATGTCATTATGCTCTAATTTTTGTCCTGACTGATTTTTAAACCGTTaaagatttaattaaaaaaaaccagAATATGGAATATTCAGTTAATCATCACAGGCGAAGGCAATCAAGGGATGTTTAGTACAAATGCAGGTTAGTCTCTGTTTTTAGCAAAAAGAATCTTTGAGATTtcttttggaaaaataaaatttgatttgatttgttcctaaTTTATGATAAGATCTTGCATGTGTTTAGAAAAGAGACGATTGAATTCAGAGTAAAGTCCAAGCCCATTCCGCAAGTATCTATAAAAAGAAACTTAGGAAACCTAGTTTACCAACCTTTCTTGAAAGGAAAACCATAGGAGCAATACGGATTGATGTGTTGGGAGTTCTTCAAGCTCTTCGTGTTTTCTATTTatttgtgtcactcatgtatcgtCTGATACATTCAGGTGGAcgtgtgttctcactcttgaagcttttaagcaagagagttGAGTGTTGTTCTCGATCAAAACTTTTAAGCaagattaattatttttcttagtTAGGGTGATTAACTAAGTATTTTGTTTATTGGAAAGTGTATATTTCTACTTGGGTTCCCTTGTTCACAAGGTATGTGATTGTTTTATCATTGcagtgattggaagtgggatgacaATTTCTCAGGTCTATGTGTCGACTTCTATGCAGAAGTAGCGttgggtagtgattaggcgagaagttgtaaactaggGTGTTTAGATTTGAACTAATAATATTGATAGTGGACTTttttcctggcttggtagcccccagattaggtgttgttTGCACTGAACTGAGTTAATaattcattgtgttatttatcattttatcatttaCTTTCAGTTTTAATAAGTGAGTTGTAAGTCAACAGATGTTATAACATATGTTTTGACATTGGTTATTGTTAGGACATCTGTCTTGATATTTGTTATAAGTGCCAAAATTTCAGTTTTAATTTTAcaattcaatttagatttaaaTTGAATGtttaattaaacataataaatcatttgtatattttttatttggtgttggttATTATTTGTTATAGGTGCAATTAGAAGAAGTTATTTGGTTCAAGAGAAATTTACAAGGCCCATTAAGTTTGCAAGCCATATACCAAGTCATAGTGCACTCTTTGTAAGTCGATTGCCTTGTGCATCGCCATCAACCTTActtttcaaacttcaaaccttTTTCAcaataaaccttgactttgtcaagtgaGCAAAAACACTTTTTCTCAAATAATGCTAAAACACTTAAGCATATTCAAAcaccttttcaaaaaccctaaaaacaacTTCACCTCactcaaacctttttgccacttGGCTTTTCAATTTAAAAcattttcataaacgagacacttagtcaattTCAAATGCAAATGCGGTTCCACATGTGAGGATAAAATGATTTCCACTCAAATGTGATCCAATCATCTATTCTTGTAGTGATGTGAACAAACTCTTATGCATGTGCGCATATCTTTGTTTTTTCGTTTGAacgcgatcgagtacctctcgctaaaataaATTAACCCATCTTCATGGTTACTATCACCACGAACTACGAGGCTCTGACTTCTTCATTGCACATGGaagatacgtaggcacaagactcatgGAAGTCTTGCTGAGCTTacaaaaaacatttcttttctcatcttttcattctcttgcaaacaaaattGTTTTAGCTTTAAAAATACAGATTTTCAAAatgttcctatggagtaccacaaatgtgaggggtgctaatacattccccttATATAACAAACCCCTTTATCCAAATTTCTCTTTGTGGGTTTTTTCGATATTTTCCTCTTTCCTTTTTAGAAATAATAAAGTTCGGCGACAACTCTTGTTTtgtgagttaagttaatcaatatcTTAATCTTTGATTTTCCGTCACTACAGTTGTGGATTGATGTCTTTGCAATATCTTAAGCATTATTTCTTTATGACTGAAGGATATAGATTCGTTGTTGTAACTGTATAACAAAACCAATCGGTTATGTTAAAAGCCAAGGGAAaatgtattttcttttttaattaaaaaataaagtaataaGGAAACCCctcggttttagaaaaaaattgaggTAATAAGTTTCAAGCAAAAAATAGTGagtgataaaaaattgaaagTAACATGTCATGTTTCCACCAATCACCATTTTTCTGTGCAATTTACACAATGTTTaggaataaatttctcaatgttTTGTCAACCGAAGAAAGCaatattgttgtttttattgaCAACATAGGAAAGTTATTACAAAAATacaagaacaacatcaacaccattatgtgaggTAAATTGTAAGGcttggaaaaatattttgttcaagatagaagaacacaaaacattgaagatttttttgGGTCTTGCAATCCATTCTAAAGAATGATGCATACGAGTTTGGGTCGGCTAAATATAAGTTAGGATTATGGCAAAATCAATTTAACGAgtacttttatagtaaaatttaatTCTTTTATCTATCGGTTATTACTGAAACCAAAAGGATAGATCATTTagcttacaaataaaaaataaaataaaaaagattccatttataaagaaataaatacataaattgcATAAGTTGTCGAAACATGCCCTCAATTGTTTTCCCCTGAGAGAATatgtggtttttatttttaaaacaaataaaatatggcGCACCTTAGCATTATACCTCAGTATTTTATTGGGTGGGGTGAGAGTTTTGTCATTAAATATATGATTCGTGGTAATGTTAAGTCGTGTCTATTTGAGTGACCATAGTTTTGTAAAAGTAAGAGAGTAACTCCTAAGATAATAAGACAATTCACACACTCACACACGCAGACTTAAAAGCTCTTTTGAACATCTTTTTCAACCACAAATCTCTTAAAAATTCTTTCGTCCGAGTAAACTGATTAAGAAACTATCAGCTTTTTTTAATTACCCAATTGATTGTGTCCTGAAACCTAATCGACAATGAAGAGGGTTACAAttcctttttaaaaaatatttgcaattgtttttattatttttaattcggTCATATGTTCTTTTGATataagaatgacatttttatatgaaaatatgaaaatgaatctgaacaattagattttaaaataaatggtttaaCTTATGtgtcaattttttttctctcctccattattataataaatgatggaggagaaagaaaaaaacaataacacataatctccatcatttattttaaaatctaatagttgagattcattctcacattctcatataacttatctATTATCATAAGATACGCCATTGgttgagagagaaattaatagcctcattaatttattaacattctctctcttgatgaatccaatggttgatatttcttcctctcatctctcatttaaaaatgctctcacttgatatgctatatatatatatatatatatatatatatatatatatatatatatatatatatatatatatatatatatatatatatatatatatatatagggagcatatcaagtgagagcaatttaaaatgagagatgagatgaataaatatcaacctttggattcatcaagagagagaatgtaataACCACATTAATGGATTaaccttctctctcttgatgaatccaaaggttgatatttattcctctcatctctcattttaaattgctctcacttgatatgctccctatatatatatatatatatatatatatatatatatatatatatatatatatatatatatatatatatatataatctctcCTTTTCTCCCTATAACTTTTATTAAATAGACTTTTCCTATCATGAATGCCACTAATGAGTTGTATTAATTAATATTGTTCATCGAAATAATTGTAACTTTAGAAAAATTATTTCTCACAAGTATTTGTCATTTTACATTAtcaatttagttttatttttaatttttcaattgcACCCTCTAATAAATATTCTTACTTGATTCATTTTTCATttaacattaatatttatttgactacACCAATAATTAATAAGATATTTTAATAAAGTCAttattctctcttttttatttattataatttcttaATCTTTATAAAAATGTCAATGACAATTATTTTGGATGGAGTGACAGTATCAAATTAACcccaaacaaaaattaaaaatcttcAACAAGTAGACGTCCTATCTATTTTAAGTTATTGTTAGTGCGAGGAGATGTCAATTCTCGAAGCTTCCTCTCTTGTGAAAGTATTTTTGCAAACCTGCAAGAATTAAAGTTAATATTTAACTATTGAACATATATATAAAGAATCATCAGCAAAAAAAAAATGGTTGATACTTGATAATCATAGAAAACCATAAATACCTTTTGAGAGCTTCTTGGTTGGTCTGAGCATTTCCAGTAGGCTCACACATACCGTTCTCTAAATTGACCTTAGTTACAGGTTTCTTCAATAACCTTTCTCCAATTTTGCATAGCTTTTCTAAATTCTCTTTTGTCGCAATATCAACGGAAGAGTCTATACCAGTCAATGTATCATCTTGAATTCGGAGATACTTGTCTTGACAATTAAGAGCTTGAGTGAAAGTAGCAATATAAAAATCAACCATATCTCCTGAGGCTTGACTAAAGATATCAATTAAGGGAGTGGATCCACTTTGAGCTAACCAATTCAGGAGACCCCATTTTGCTGTCATTTTTgcatcaaatttttgttcattCTTTGGGGtactgttaagagtcccacatcggacaatatatggcctaaacatgtccttataagtgggggcaatcctcaccctacaagccggtttttaagccggttttgtagggttgagttaagcccaaccacatttcttaacatggtatcaagagcctcgtttaagatccggtgggccaccttctatggtttccgctatcgggccacccaccgttcatttccacgctccagttgtctagtcctgggcgtgagggggtgtgttaagagtcccacatcggacaatatatggcctaaacatgtccttataagtgggggcaatcctcaccctacaagccggtttttaagccggttttgtagggttgagttaagcccaaccacatttcttaacaggtACCGGTTCCCAATGAGATTATCAGAAAGCGACTGTATTCCATAGGCTTGATGGCAAAAAAGTCATTATTTTGATTAACTATCTGCTTCGTTACTTCATTGACGGCTACTAAAGTCTGGAATATTGATCATcgccaaaaataaataaaactaatcaGTAACATTCATTACAatattttaaaagttgattttcaaaatatatatacCGGATTATTTGCACAAACACCACCATCAATGAGGTTAAATTCATGTACGTTTCCTTCAGTGTCTTCGGTTTTGAAATTGTGACCTGGAAGATATGTGGGAGCAGCGGAAGTACTAATGCATATGTCAAACAATCGAGCATCCATGCATGGGGTTCTCTTGCTTTGATATGTTGAAAAAATAATTGGCTGCATCGACTTTATATCGAACGTAGGGATCACAATATTGGTGAGAGTCTCATGCACACGAGTTTCTCCAATCTTCTTCCTCACCACATTGTGAAGGTATTTTCCATTGTATTTTGGACCGGCCAAAGACCTAAACAATTTTCCCAACGGGCCCAACATGTACCTGcaaatcatacaaaaaaataaaattaagctaTTCGTTTTTTTTTTCTCGGATTGAACTAAatacatatttaatttttatatatacataCTTATTTTGTGGAAAAATATTTGGACAGTGTTCCAAGTAAAAAGGTTTGATTTCTTTTGCAGAAAAAAGTGGACGTTGTATATCATTTGGATTTGGAGCAGTTAACATGGCAGTTACAAGACCACCCGTACTTGTTCCTGTAATCACATCAAAGTAATCGGCAAGTCTGGCATATTCACCGTCCAATTCTTGAAGTTCTGATTCAAGGTACTCGAGCATAGTTGCGGGAATAAGGCCTCTAATACCACCACCATCGATGCTTAGAATTGTCACTAATTTTCCATAAGTTGGAGGCTGAATTTGTAGAAGTGAGGATTGTGTTCTCTCCATTGTTGAagtgtttttttttggaaaaaagttgAAGTTTGGATGTTTATACTAAAGGTGAAAGCTTatgaaatattaattaaattatttggaCAAATAGAAAATGTTGGAAGAAATTGAACAAGCTAGAATTGAAAATATTAAGTTGATTGTTAGATTGCATTTTATAAAGCTGTATTTATAGTAGATTTGAAGTTGGAATTGGCATAATAATTTCGTGGTAAAAAAAGTGTTGAATGCTTACTAAGTACGCGTTGAATATTCTGTGTAATTTGTGATTTTATAATTAGTTAAGGCAAAACAAAATGGAATAATCAGTGTTCTGGACTTTTCCAAATCTTAATTTCTTAGGTGGGGTTCACAAATGAGTGGTTCATCATTTAACCAGAACAAATCTAAATTTGATCAATTCcagattttatattaaaaattggatatgattttaaaaaaaaatggtcaAAAGATAGGATATGTTTTCAAATCACTAAAATCTAAATACTTTGTGAATTGTTAATCTAAATTTAACAACTATCCATGGATTGAAGGTAGAGAATCCACTCTCAACTTTAAGTTAAAACAACATGATCAGTTAAAAAAATAACATCTCAAGAGACCTGGGAAAACAACCTAAATTAAGGCTTTGTTTGATGGTACAATAATACAgagacaaaataaaatataaaattgaataaCAAGATATGAAGTATTCTACTATCTTGTAATGGTAAAGCTCCGAAGAATTTCACCGCAAGTTCACTTGTTGGGGCCTTGGGGGTGTTGTTGTATGGGCAATAGAGCAACAATATGAAATGCTCTTTCACTTATGCCCACAACATGTTTGATAAAAAATTTCAACCAAACTTCTTTTGCATTGCGAAAAGAAGAGGCGCAATTTTTTATGGTCTAATGGTTTCTACTTTAGTTATGAGGTTTATGTTGTGCTTTCCCTTTTATTTGGAGAGACCCAATTATATGTGGGTTAGTGACTCATATGTGTAGGGGTGTTTAAAATCGAACCGGCCCAATAAAAATCACATAATCGAAACAAATCAAATTGAAATCATAAAAAACCGTATTTGATTCAAATGTGTTTGAGTTATTTTATAACAGAACCGCGCGGTTTGGTTCAATTTGCGGTTTGAATATTGCAAATTGaactaaaacaaaccaaaccaaaccaaacagcattatattataaaatcttactaacaaatatatatatatatatatatatatatatatatatatatatatatatatatatatatatatatatatatatatatatatatatatatatatatatatatatatatatatatatatatgaggagggatcaaattacacccgaagagttacaccacgagttacactcgttcaataactacatctcgaattaatattttataaattcaaccgttggattgaaacataatatcatatagatcatacctataaagtttgagcttaatctataatgatttactatgtcattgaattacattaaaattaacgttatatgaaagctcattttgacgttaatctttggatatcttgatgatatagtaaatcattatagattaagctcaaactttataggtatgatctatatgatattatgtttcaatccaacggttgaatttaaaaaatattaattcgagatgtagttattgaacgagtgtaactcgtggtgtaactcttcgggtgtaatttgatccctcctctctctctctctctctctctctctctctctatatatatatatatatatatatatatatatatatatatatatatatatatgagaaatcaactagtattatgtgtatattttatcatattctttgtatgatgtttattttaatttatatcatcaaaaataaatatcattcatttataaatactattttgacaaaatatattttattgtattctttgtataatatttattcatGAATTCAATTTCATGTATATTATTCTTTAAACTTAAGATAAATTGTAAGACACATTTTTATGTATCAAAGGTGTGAAACACATTCCAAAGCTTCGATTCAATCATTTATCCGTTGGAAAGTTGGATAACGAAGGATATGATCATTCTTTTTCGGGCAATGAATGGAAGTTAAAGAAAGGCTCAATGGTTGTTGCTAAAGGAAAAAGGAATTCGAACTTGTATGTCGTCCAACTTGGAGTTTCAAAGATAGCTCATCCGACTTATGGCACAAGCGTTTGAGTCATATGAGTGAAAAAGATTTGAGCATTTTGGCAAAGAATGTGTTGTATGGTGTTTCCGATGCAGAATTGAGAAAGTGTTCGCATTGTTTGGTGGGTAAGCAAAGGCGAGTCTCATTTATGTCATTCGAACCAAAGAGAAAATCAGAAGTGTTGGATTTAGTACCTTATAATGTGTGTGGTCCGATGAAGAGACGGTCACTTGGTGGTGCATATTACTTTGTGACTTTCATTGATGATTGTTCTAGAAAAACATGGGCATATACCTTGAAGACAAAATATCAAGTGATAGATACCTTCAAGTCGTTTCAAGCATCGGTTAAAAGAGAAACAGGGAAAAAGCTCAAGTGTATCTAAATCAATAACGGGGGAGAGTATATATGACCTTTTTGACAAGTATAGTCATTGTGTGGCTCGCTATTACGTGGACTATTTGGTTACTAACGAATAAGCTTTGTTTCCGGAATGATGTTTGGAATATTAACAATACCGTTTGGAACATTAAGCTCGTGGTTTGGAAGTGATCTTTTTGCAGAAAAATTACTCACCCCAATTATTCCTTTTACGAGTTTAACAAAGAACTTTGTTTTTTCTCTCGTAATTATAATTggtttgtaatctttctttttgtcgagATTTTCCGTTTTATTGTATAATCGGATTGGAGAACCTTTAATTACCTCTTTTATAATATCTTGCTTAAAAAACAAACTAACATTCTAACTTGTAGCCGGTTGTGAACATTAGAAGATGTATAAGATACAAAgaaaaacattaaattaaatatCTTATTAATAATGAATGAATAGTTAAATACGTTCACATTTTTCTTTAATCCAATACCAActataaatttagaaaaaaaaaagaaatatacaAATAATTGTACTGAAATATAACATAAAAAGTACTATAAAATTAACCTAAGAACAAAAACTAAAATCTTCATGAACAACAAGTAGAAGACGTTCTCTCTATTTTAAGTTCTTGTTagtagagctgtcaaataagccCTATAACTAAAGGCCCTAATAATTTAACCCCATTAAAGCCCTAATATATTGAGCCCccaattattaaaatttattttaggcCCTAAAATTTTAGGCCCTTTACAAAATGCATTTGTTTTTGGCCCCATTATGAGGGCCTTATTTTATTCCACTCAAAATTTTGTGTTGAACTAAAAAACGCTACATTCTGTAAGAACTAAAAAACGGTACATT
Encoded proteins:
- the LOC131660880 gene encoding patatin-like protein 2 isoform X2 — its product is MERTQSSLLQIQPPTYGKLVTILSIDGGGIRGLIPATMLEYLESELQELDGEYARLADYFDVITGTSTGGLVTAMLTAPNPNDIQRPLFSAKEIKPFYLEHCPNIFPQNKYMLGPLGKLFRSLAGPKYNGKYLHNVVRKKIGETRVHETLTNIVIPTFDIKSMQPIIFSTYQSKRTPCMDARLFDICISTSAAPTYLPGHNFKTEDTEGNVHEFNLIDGGVCANNPTLVAVNEVTKQIVNQNNDFFAIKPMEYSRFLIISLGTGTPKNEQKFDAKMTAKWGLLNWLAQSGSTPLIDIFSQASGDMVDFYIATFTQALNCQDKYLRIQDDTLTGIDSSVDIATKENLEKLCKIGERLLKKPVTKVNLENGMCEPTGNAQTNQEALKRFAKILSQERKLRELTSPRTNNNLK